From Anopheles darlingi chromosome 2, idAnoDarlMG_H_01, whole genome shotgun sequence, the proteins below share one genomic window:
- the LOC125948032 gene encoding acetylcholinesterase, whose translation MVRLSSLVVGMECLYRRHRTVRSPETLLQRTTLIAIVSVACVAAAVLPIVTGQYYTTRDPRWYSREGDFNYKVPNPGEPNYRTYTFNNRRYGFYQPNGYGQQYPGQNQPGQYPDNTGLGDDRFKYDPNNPTLIQTPFPGVLGGWREDLQGKLRRDSMQLERDVFVTTNYGQVQGFITYLYDDPNPRNLYRPWHSTVDRIMGKCSTFLGIPYALPPTHEGRFKPPRQHRGWQLVQAVDYGPACPQPVKYTGATKGIRDMDEDCLYLNIFSPNTQAGVAQRYPVMIYIHGGEFVRGASNTFPAHMLAAFYDVVVVTFNYRLGALGFLSTGDENSPGNYGILDQVMAIRWVYENIEAFNGDRNSITLFGPGAGGASAGLLMVAPQTRDIVTRVIGQSGSALADWALIEDKWRAQNTSRVFGQMVGCSIDTSWKLVNCMRNGRSFYELGNAEFAPHVGLFPWGPVLENNFTFPGDNWYEGWSERDWHFLSETPESLIRRRQYNRGLHYMSGVTLQEAAFVVSGNETLAPRFEVDERFFDQKVRELVLRYNYTLNLNGTYEAIKYMYTYWPDPKNTTFIREQYIHLLSDFLYRAPTDKLVKLLVERNVPVYSYVMNTTIEGLKLPEWRKVPHDIEHYLLTGAPFMDVEFFPRRARLDRLMWTDNDRNMSHFFMKTYSDFARHGNPTPSQVLGLYFEKARNGELKYLNLNTTYNSSIMMNFRQTESAFWTQYIPTVVGVMIPTYPPTTEFWWEPKEPLQIAFWSLAAACLILMVLVVICCIMWRNAKRKSDQLYDEAAFGMDNPESERDTIMENSMLQGQPLQRNQRDNIYEYRDSPSKYSKMQQQPPDASSIRSPSSLGMTQITGKSGITGSQSSLRSAISMKESISISPMPKESNFDRNLKYAEDGIQKNGKFPIRTDSKNLLASNETSKSQRDLVSGGTIGSSAPASSISGSNRSHQPTPVPLARGGSKSNNASKTNLIEGIPQTEV comes from the exons ATGGTGCGATTATCGTCGCTAGTGGTAGGGATGGAGTGCCTGTATCGACGCCATCGAACCGTGCGGTCACCGGAAACATTGCTACAGCGGACTACTCTGATCGCGATAGTAAGTGTCGCGTGTGTTGCAGCGGCGGTACTACCGATCGTGACCGGTCAGTACTACACAACCCGTGATCCTCGGTGGTATTCGCGGGAAGGTGACTTCAACTACAAGGTTCCgaatcccggtgaaccgaatTATCG AACGTACACCTTCAACAACCGACGGTACGGGTTCTACCAACCGAACGGTTACGGTCAGCAGTACCCGGGACAGAACCAACCCGGCCAGTACCCGGACAACACAGGCCTCGGTGACGATCGCTTCAAATATGATCCG AACAATCCCACACTCATCCAGACACCGTTCCCGGGTGTACTCGGTGGTTGGCGTGAGGATCTCCAGGGTAAGCTGCGTCGTGATTCGATGCAGCTCGAGCGCGATGTGTTCGTGACGACTAACTACGGGCAGGTGCAAGGTTTCATCACCTACCTGTACGACGATCCTAACCCCCGGAACCTATACCGTCCGTGGCACAGTACCGTCGATCGGATTATGGGCAAGTGCTCGACGTTCCTGGGTATTCCCTACGCACTCCCGCCGACTCACGAGGGCCGGTTTAAACCACCGAGACAGCATCGTGGCTGGCAGCTGGTGCAAGCCGTCGACTATGGTCCAGCCTGTCCGCAACCGGTCAAGTATACCGGCGCGACCAAGGGAATCCGTGATATGGACGAAGATTGTCTGTACCTCAACATCTTCTCACCCAAT ACACAAGCAGGAGTCGCACAACGGTATCCGGTGATGATCTACATTCACGGTGGTGAGTTTGTCCGCGGGGCATCCAATACTTTCCCGGCCCATATGCTGGCTGCCTTCTacgacgtggtggtggtcacgttCAACTATCGGCTCGGAGCACTTGGTTTCCTCTCGACCGGCGATGAGAACTCGCCCGGAAACTACGGTATCCTCGATCAGGTCATGGCCATACGGTGGGTATACGAAAACATCGAGGCTTTTAACGGTGACCGCAACTCGATCACACTGTTCGGTCCTGGAGCGGGTGGTGCTTCAGCCGGTCTGCTGATGGTTGCACCGCAAACCCGGGACATCGTGACGCGTGTCATCGGCCAGTCCGGATCGGCACTAGCTGACTGGGCACTGATCGAGGACAAGTGGCGGGCACAGAACACAAGCCGTGTCTTCGGGCAGATGGTCGGTTGCTCCATCGATACGTCCTGGAAGCTGGTGAACTGTATGCGCAATGGACGCAGCTTCTACGAGCTCGGTAATGCCGAGTTTGCACCCCACGTAGGTCTGTTCCCTTGGGGTCCCGTGCTGGAGAACAATTTCACCTTCCCGGGTGATAATTGGTATGAAGGGTGGAGTGAGCGTGATTGGCACTTTCTGTCGGAGACACCGGAGTCGCTTATCCGGCGGCGACAGTATAACCGTGGGCTACACTACATGAGCGGCGTAACGCTGCAGGAAGCGGCCTTTGTCGTGTCGGGGAATGAAACTCTCGCACCACGGTTTGAGGTCGATGAGCGGTTCTTCGATCAGAAGGTCCGGGAGCTGGTACTGCGCTACAACTATACGCTCAATCTGAACGGTACGTACGAAGCGATCAAGTACATGTACACCTATTGGCCTGATCCGAAGAACACCACCTTCATCCGGGAGCAGTACATCCAC CTTCTTTCGGACTTTCTCTATCGGGCACCGACGGACAAGCTGGTGAAGCTGCTGGTCGAGCGGAATGTTCCAGTCTACAGCTACGTCATGAACACGACGATCGAGGGTCTCAAGTTGCCGGAATGGCGCAAAGTACCGCACGACATCGAGCACTACCTGCTGACCGGAGCACCCTTCATGGATGTCGAGTTTTTCCCCCGACGGGCACGGCTTGATCGTTTGATGTGGACCGACAACGATCGCAACATGAGTCACTTCTTTATGAAAACCTATTCCGACTTTGCACGCCACGGCAATCCAACGCCATCGCAGGTGCTGGGACTGTACTTCGAGAAGGCGCGCAACGGTGAGCTGAAGTACCTCAACCTGAACACGACCTACAATTCGTCCATTATGATGAACTTCCGGCAGACGGAAAGTGCCTTCTGGACGCAG TACATACCGACGGTCGTAGGAGTGATGATACCGACCTATCCTCCAACCACGGAGTTCTGGTGGGAGCCCAAGGAACCGTTACAGATAGCGTTCTGGAGTTTGGCAGCCGCGTGTCTCATCCTGATGGTGCTCGTCGTGATATGCTGTATCATGTGGCGCAATGCAAAGCG AAAATCTGATCAACTGTACGATGAGGCTGCCTTCGGGATGGACAATCCCGAATCGGAGCGCGATACGATCATGGAGAATAGTATGCTGCAAGGGCAACCGCTGCAGCGTAATCAGCGGGACAACATCTACGAGTACCGCGATTCTCCCTCAAAGTATAGCAaaatgcaacagcagccaccggaCGCCAGCTCGATCCGATCGCCGAGCAGCCTCGGAATGACGCAGATCACCGGCAAGAGCGGTATCACGGGCAGCCAAAGCTCGCTGCGCAGTGCCATCTCGATGAAGGAGTCCATCTCGATCTCACCGATGCCCAAGGAGTCCAATTTCGACCGGAACCTTAAGTACGCCGAAGACGGCATCCAGAAAAATGGCAAGTTTCCGATTCGTACCGATTCGAAGAACCTGCTAGCGTCCAATGAGACCAGCAAATCGCAGCGTGATCTTGTCAGTGGTGGTACGATCGGGTCTTCTGCTCCTGCCAGCAGCATTAGCGGTTCGAATCGGTCACACCAACCGACACCGGTTCCACTGGCGCGTGGTGGAAGCAAGAGCAATAACGCTAGCAAAACGAACCTCATCGAGGGCATTCCACAGACGGAAGTTTAG
- the LOC125959422 gene encoding fibrinogen-like protein A, with protein sequence MPQEKPAPTTSQTTTAATITATTSTPRTTTTISQPTTTLNPKLPSYTSCMNVRAKVSGVYIIRLNNGTRFKVYCEMEQFGGGWIVIQHRFNGSVDFYQNWDQYRGGFGVVDSEFWLGLERIHQITMARAHEIVIEMRDFFGNYGYSRYDAFQVGSESEQYILKTLGSYSGTAGDSMSQLDRGSKFSTKDRDNDPVSSGHFAAMDEGAWWYGSSNFATLNGPYKNVTESYKSIVWRSFKNDVRGLSFTRIMIREL encoded by the coding sequence ATGCCTCAGGAgaaaccagcaccaacaacatctCAAACGACAACGGCTGCAACAATTACTGCAACAACTAGTACACCAAGAACGACAACTACAATctcacaaccaacaacaaccctgAATCCCAAGTTACCATCCTACACATCGTGCATGAACGTTCGAGCCAAAGTATCGGGAGTGTATATCATTCGTTTGAACAACGGTACGCGGTTTAAAGTATACTGTGAGATGGAACAATTTGGAGGTGGCTGGATTGTTATACAACATCGGTTTAACGGTTCGGTCGATTTTTACCAAAATTGGGACCAATACCGTGGCGGCTTTGGTGTGGTGGACAGTGAATTCTGGCTCGGGTTGGAGCGAATTCATCAAATAACAATGGCCCGTGCGCATGAAATAGTGATCGAGATGAGGGACTTCTTTGGCAACTACGGGTATTCCCGTTACGATGCATTTCAAGTAGGTAGCGAGAGTGAGCAATACATCCTTAAAACCCTGGGATCGTACAGTGGCACTGCTGGTGATTCAATGAGCCAGCTCGACCGGGGATCTAAGTTCTCTACGAAGGACAGGGATAATGATCCGGTGTCTTCCGGTCATTTTGCTGCCATGGACGAAGGTGCTTGGTGGTACGGTTCTAGTAACTTTGCAACCTTGAATGGACCATACAAGAATGTTACCGAGAGTTACAAATCAATAGTTTGGCGCTCTTTCAAAAACGACGTTCGAGGATTAAGCTTCACCAGGATAATGATACGTGAGTTGTAA